A region of Sesamum indicum cultivar Zhongzhi No. 13 linkage group LG7, S_indicum_v1.0, whole genome shotgun sequence DNA encodes the following proteins:
- the LOC105165948 gene encoding high mobility group B protein 9: MWPEKVIPGVNGVHGRGYPVPLASHEDVVKDRTLFMNTLRSFHFSLGSKFLVPVIGGKELNLHVLYVEVTRRGGYDKVVNEKKWREISSVFDFSPTTTSASYALRKHYFTLLHLYELVYFFRLQPSFLNHSGHSFQAIGTIDAKFDCGYLVSVRLGNETLNGVLYHPAGYPPPASTHQPCNVIVPYTPQFHQQGRRARRRRAGDPGRPKPNRSGYNFFFAEKHSTLKSLYPNREREFTKMIGESWNNLPPEEREVYQSYGLKDKERYQKELKEYKERLKVLNSSMIMRRE, from the exons ATGTGGCCAGAGAAGGTGATTCCCGGCGTCAATGGAGTTCATGGGAGGGGGTATCCCGTTCCACTGGCCTCCCATGAAGACGTGGTCAAGGATCGGACTCTCTTCATGAACACACTCAGAAGCTTTCACTTTTCTCTGGGCTCTAAATTTCT GGTTCCTGTGATTGGAGGGAAGGAACTCAATCTGCATGTACTCTATGTGGAGGTCACCAGAAGGGGCGGCTACGATAAg GTggtaaatgagaaaaaatggaGAGAAATCAGTTCAGTGTTTGATTTCTCTCCCACAACAACCAGCGCTTCGTACGCGTTAAGGAAGCACTACTTCACTCTCCTCCATCTTTACGAGCTCGTTTACTTCTTCAGGCTCCAACCTTCCTTCCTTAATCATTCAG GCCATTCCTTCCAAGCTATAGGAACCATCGACGCTAAATTCGACTGTGGTTACTTGGTCTCGGTCAGATTGGGGAACGAGACACTGAACGGTGTGCTTTACCATCCGGCGGGCTATCCTCCTCCTGCTTCGACCCATCAACCATGCAATGTGATCGTTCCTTACACCCCACAGTTTCATCAGCAGGGTCGTCGGGCTAGAAGAAGGAGGGCGGGTGATCCAGGCCGCCCCAAGCCCAACCGGAGTGGGTACAACTTCTTTTTTGCGGAAAAGCATTCAACGCTCAAATCTCTATACCCGAACAGAGAGAGGGAGTTCACAAAAATGATAGGGGAGTCCTGGAATAATCTGCCCCCTGAAGAAAGAGAG GTTTATCAGAGCTATGGGTTGAAGGATAAGGAAAGGTATCAGAAAGAACTGAAAGAGTACAAGGAGAGACTGAAGGTGTTGAACTCCAGCATGATTATGCGCAGGGAATAG